TGACAAGAATGACCTCCCTGCTGCAAGCAGTGTCCTAGGCCCAAACTCTGACGCTCAGTGGGTTCAGAACATCAATGTAGCTTTCACCAAGGTTCCATTTCTCCATCCTGGACTCAGTTTCTTCTGAATATTATTTGATATTTCCTTGTCAAGTTGTGTAGTTTATTTCATCTGATTCAGAACCACTGTTTGCATGCAACAGTTTAGCTCTAGCCCAGAGGAGAAGAACATGGTCGATAGCTTCAATTCCTCCTTGGCCTCCTTGATTACATCTGGTACACTGgctcttgttcttcttctgttCTCTAGAATCTGAACTTACCCTTTTCTGTCTAAAAAAGGAAGATTCTCTCAGTGATTTTTCTGTTATGCCAATCTGAATCTGAAACACTGCATGTATGTATCATCTTGTTGCAGTGAACAAGAGTGATGTTGATTCATCCAAGTCGGCGTTTGTGTCGTCAGCCACAACGCTGGAGAAATGGATAGCTTCAGCCGGTTTGAGTGGTCAGCTCAAAGGATTCTAAATTTCTGACGCCAATTGAATCTGAATCGCCTGACAAGTACATGATCGGAGTAGCATTTCCTTGAAGCAATGGTCTATATATAATGCGTCAATACCAGTAAGAATGTTTTGTCCAAGAAAAAGAATTTGAAGATATGGATTCGGCTGCTGTGAATCTTCGAAGAGGGTATTGTAACTGAATCTTCAGTTCAGACAGAATATGTGATAATAGCCATGGCtctgttttttctctctctccgtgGGAAGTAAATTGCATCATTTCGTATATCACGAGATTCTTTGCAATGCAGAAGAAAATTTAGCAAAGTTTCTTTGTTTTCATGTCTATATAGCTTTCGTTTGCAAGCAATTGACATGTCTGTTCATATTCTTAATTTACACCAGTGCAATATGAATTTCATATCAGAaactgagttttttttttgagaaaaacaGAAACTGAGGTATGACCACCGTGAAATTTTCAATGACACAATAATCCATGGgagaaacaaaattttgaggaATTCAagcaaaaataattaaatcgagttttttttttcaggaattaATGCAACCTCCTCCAGAAatttcattttaaaaaatataaaagagcAGGAAATATAATTTGAAAGTTTAGTGGATATTTATCTTATATAATGGATAAATATAGGTGTAAAAGTTGAATTTCAGCTCGCACGTTTTGTAGAGTGGTATATCACTTATTAATTtatcttataaaatatttttaaaaaattcataatCATTTAGATGATATACAAACAACAAGAGTTTAGAATCCCCTGCCCTCGTCCCTCCATACACTTCCATATGTTTGATCGAGTTTAGTATCCACTATCTACTACCAGTGGTGTACCTAGCTGAAAGCTGATACTCCGGCGAGCCGTGGAGCAAGCACCTCGCCTcctcgagctcgacggcgtcctGCGTCCATGGATGCTGATGCAGCTTCCGCAGTCCACCCAGCCTCTCGGCGACCTCCTTCATCGCCggcctgtcggcgccgcacaTCTGCAGGCACTCGAGAGCCAGCCGCGTGATCTCCTCCAGCGACTCGCCGCTCGCCTCGCGCTTCACCTGCTCGTCCAGCATCTCGCCCACCTTCCTCTCCCCCATGGCCGCCACGAACCTCGCCGACAagctccgctcctcctccggcccGTCGAGGCAGAGCGGCTTCTTGCCGGTGAGGAGCTCGAGCAGCAcgacgccgaagctgtacacgtcgctcTTCTCCGTGAGCTGGCATGTCCGCATGTACTCCGGGTCGAGGTAGCCGCACGTCCCCTGCACCATGGTCACCATCTGGGCCTCGTCGGTGGGCGCCAGGATGGAGGCGCCGAAGTCGGACACCTTCGCCATGAAGCTctcgtcgaggaggatgttggaGGATTTGACGTCGCCGTGGAGGATCGGCGGCGACGCGAACGAGTGCAGGTACGCGAGCGACTCCGCCGACTCGTGCGCGATCCGGAGGCGAGTGGCGAACGAGATgactccgccgtcgccgccgccgccgccgccgccatggatgaGGTGGTACAAGGTGCCATTGGGGACGAACTCGTAGACCAGCATGGGGACGTCGACCTCGAGGCAGCAGCCGAGTAGCTTGACGATGTTCTTGTGGTTGACCTGGGAGAGGATCAGCATCTCCTTGCCGAACTCCTTCTTGTTCGTCTCGTCCATCACCTTGCACCGCTtgatggcgacgacgaggccgtcgccgccggcgggcacGATGCCCATGTAGACGGTGgcgtggccgccgcggccgaggaTGTTGCCGTCGTCGAAGCCGTTGGTCGCTTGCTCGAGCTGCTCCTCCATGTAGATGGTGAAGGTGTTGCCCGGCCTTGTGCTCAGCTCGTCGTAGAGAAGCAGGCCGCCGTGCCGCTCGAAGTACTTGCGCTTGACGTCGGCGAGCGCTCGCCGCTGGCGCATCAGGTATGTGATCAAGATGGCTATCACGGCGATGACGACGCCACCGCTAACGCCTGTTTATAATGTGATTACGATCGGCGTCacaataataattaaattaagtaCTGTAAATCcaacaaatagaaaaaaaattgcaaactgAAGCAATGTGTTTACTTTTATCAGTATAAAGGAAAATGATTGTGCATGTTTAGTCCATGACTTGTGGAAGTTCAGTTGATTAATTGATAGATCAAGGGAAAGGAAAACTCTAATGCATGGCTGGAAAATAATTTTCCTCCCTTCGTTCTAGAATTTAATATGCTTTTGGTTTTTACGATAAAAAACGTTTTTGATTTGTCCTaagtgataaaaaaaagttagtagCATCTAAAaagtccaatttttttttactaaatacactattaaatatatttttataatatatttgttttgtctttaaaatattgctatatgCGTGTATACTTCTCCGTTTTCTCATTGACTTTAGGATATAAGTTTGGTCATTCCTATTATTAAAAAGATTttttaattatcatttattttattgtgatttatTTATCATTAGCATGagttatatttttacatatttatataaaattttaaataagacaaatggtaaATGTGTGTctaaaagtcaatggcgtcaaactaAAAAATAGTAAGTGTATTAAATACGATCAAATTTAAGGAAGTTTGACTTATAACAAAGCTAAAAAGGATAGAGTATCATTGATAGTATCATTTTGGTCGTAAATTAGAGGAGATACTTACTCCGGTTCCATAATTTTTGACGTTTTAGATATTGATAAGGTctccaaaatatatctttgactatatttttattataacataatagataaataaatattttttatttttattatagtactttagaaaattataaacaatatatatgttgttatattgtttttaaagttattgatattCAAAGTTAAAGAAGTTTCACTTCAATTTTATTTAAAACGTTAAAAATTATGGAAAGTATAAGATATTGAAGGGTGTGAAAATTATTACATACCGATAACTATGATCACGGAGACCGGGAGGGAAGACCGTTTCTGGTCTGACTCGCAGATCAATACTCCATTTTTGTTGCTCTTGTACTCCCCTTCCGGACACGAGCAATTGTATCCGCCGGGGAAGTTTGTGCAAATCATTCCATCCGGACATCCATGTTTTCCTGGACCGCATTCATCGATATCTGCATGCGAAGAAATTGGATTTTgcccttatattttaagacaagcAAAATTCTGAAACCTATAATCTTTATCAATTGCGCGAGCTGTTGGATCTAGTACGTTTGGATAACCGAGGTGTACGGAGAGAGACCATTCATGTCCTAGACATGTTCGCGATCTATATATTTTCAACAGTACTATACCTACATGTAAAATATTAACCTTAAATTCATTCTATTTTAGTCGTAAAAAATAACAGTTATAAGACCATATACGCTTGttaaaattttgtattttttctttttatatgtaTGATGAATTCGAGGATAGATgtataatttttctaaaatattcaatcatatttattagctactctctctgtccctttAAACTTGACGTTCTGGCTTCTGGTGAGAGTACCAAGACATTGCAAAAATAACATGTACTGTCCTATACTTCTATCGTTACTAGTACTATACATTCATGTATGCTGGTTTGGGGTGAGAGAGCGGTGAGTGGTGTGGCAGAATTTCAGACTAGTTGAGTTGTGGTAGAGTAGGTCTGAACTACGAAGACAGGCTCTCAGCGACACTCTTTGTGAGACATTGCTTCAACGCTAAAACGACCTCCttttcgggacggagggagtagtgtatACAATATATACACGAAAAACATTGTGTTTATAGGATACGGTTCTTCAAGAGAAGATCCACTTccgtatatacgtacgtacctaTGCATCCGTTGGGGAGGTAGGGGTTACTCAACggatgtaattataatttattttgttgtaagttgttttatcactaattGTACTTTAAACAtaatgatttatatcttatgtaTTTTTGTAAGTTATTAgcattatctattaaaaaacaggaAGTACGTACCTACGCATCCGTTGGGGAGGTAGGGGTTACCGGTGTACCCCTGCGAGCAGTTGCACACGTAGCCTGGGGCACCGTCGACGCAGACGCTGTGATCGCTGAGGCACGCGTAGGTGTCGCTCGTCTGAGCCTCCTTGCACGTCTCGCTGCCCACCACGAAGCTGAGCACCACGGGAACCGTGCCGTTGCTGCTCTTCCGGTAGaacccgtccgccgccgcgtccgccgcctcgAAGCTGAAGCTGGCCGCCTCCATCAGCGTGGCGTAGAAGCAGCGGTTCACCGGCGAGCCGCCGGGCATCCTTTCCATGGCGAGCAGGTAGGAGTTGAGCCCCTTGGGGATGGCCGTCTCGCAGCACCCGATGTTGGAGCAGGAGCCGGTCCTGATGCTCGCGTTGCCGAAGCATGTCGAGATGCAGCCGATCACCACCCGGTCGTCGGCTCCGGCCGCCGTGCCTTGCAGGAGGACGACCCCGCTGCAGCCGACGGCGAAGAACCGGTTGTCCTCGTCGGAGAAGCGGtacggcagcgccgccgcgttgAGCCCCTCCCACGAGGTGTTGACCAGCTTGCCCGTGCGCGCGTCCAGGCACTGCGACGCGATGGCGTTCGTCGTCCGGATCTTGCCGTGGAGCAGGTCGACGCCGAGCACCCTCACCGTCTGCTGCTGCTTCACGGGGCCGAGGCGGAGCTGCGGGGTGTCGCGGACGCAGTCGAGGCTGAAGCCGTCGGACAGCGAGCAGTTTGGCCCGATGCCGAACGGGTactcgacggcgacgccgccgcatGTCCTCGGGcaccccggcggcggcagcgccgccgctgccgtcgcgagCAGCAGAGTAAGCACAGCTAGGCCGAGGAAGAGCGGCATGGCCATGGGAGGTTGATGATTGATTATTAATTTAGTTTGCCCTGCATGCAGTGTAGGTGCTCTGCTGGATGCTAATTAAGCTAAACTAGCTACGTAACTCCTCTATATATAGTAGGAGAGAGATGCACTTATAGTCAAATACTAAGGTCCCGTGTTCAATCCATAACATACTCgtaatttgtttttcaaaaaatgtttggagggacTTCCAACTACGGATTATCGAGTTGATTCGATTCATGGGTGGAGATAGAAAACAAACTGGTTATGAAAATGGAGATATCGAGTTGATTCGATTCGAGGGTGGAGATAGAAGACAAACTGGTTACGAAAATGGAGATATCCGGATCTAGAAAAGCAAGGGTTGTAGGTTTGAATTCATCAACCCAAAACAAAGTAAATCCCTTGACCAAGTGAAGACAAGcccagatttgaaaaaaaaaataggaaggATAGTTGTAGCTGTCTGGGAGCAGTGCCAAGGAGAATCAGAGCAGGTAAGAAAACAGGCACATTACTGTTCTCACAAAAATCCTGTTGAAAACTTATATGCATATGCCTAATATTTATGGATACCAGGATTTGAACTTTGATATGTGAAGTCATGTACCTACGATTATACCACTGCATCATCGTTGCTTCCCCACGTGCTTGATTAGTCGATACTTGATAGTACTGTGACCGTTCTTGTTGAATGATCAAATTAAGAGCAGTGCTCCCGTCCTGCGTATTGTACCGCGTGGTACCAAAACCCATCCAGCCGTTGATTTTACGGGGGTAGGATTGGAACTGGCAAGAAGTGAGGCGCCGGCGCACCACACGCTCTACCTCTCCCCCAAATCAGTCGCGAgaagcaaaccctagccgccttcAGAATCGCCCCGACCCGTCGCCTGCCCAAATTTCTTCGCTCGctgcgatggcggcgccgccagtACTGGAAGCCGCGGCGctcgcgacgacggcggggaggttATTGctggcggtggcagcgacgacagTTTATCCTCGTGTCTCGCCGGCGCTCCTGCATTACTAATTAGCCGTGAGCGGGCTAGGCGCGCGCGGCGCAGTCgctcgcggcgacggcggccggaagCCACGGCGctcgcgacgacggcggggaggtcagtgctgcaggcggcggcgcagtaCTAGGTTTACCGGCGGATAAGTCTCTGCGATGCAGATTGGGACCAATTCGTTAGGGCAACACTACAGCACTCATCGATCCGGATATTGTGAAAAGACATCGCTACCCTTCTACCCAACGATTTCAGGCGGTACCGCGCAAAGGAGAAATTTGGTACCGCGCGGTACCATGCATTCCTGATCGTTAGATCTGTTTAAAAACCAGCGGCTGCGATTTGGTACAACCTTGGTACCACGCGGTACCTCGCGACGGTGCTGGACGATAAAATTTCTATCAAATTAATGCCAGTGAGAAGTGGCGACTAAACTAAACGATGGAGTGGAGTTTTGCATCAGCTGGACGATTCGTTGGTCCCTAGTGGATGTAGATTGATGAAGAAGATCGTCACCTTTTGAAGTGGTATTTTTCTTTATTAATTCTATATCGGTTTGCACATTTCTATCGGGGGACCGATATAAACGAACATTCGGACCAAATAAGTTATAATCTGAACAAATATTGGTTAAATTCAAACAATTTgtgtttaattattattattttgaatATTATATcgatcaaaatattaaaaataataataattaaacacAAATTGAGTTCCGGAAAATTGAATCTCGCTTTCAATAGCCTATGGTATTGCATTCCTTGCGCATATATAGTTGGTCTGACAATTTCAGGAGCTTTCTTTTGTTAATTGTCTGGAGCGGGCGTTGACAACGGGCCAagtcatatatattttgttctGGCGTGTCAACGGCCGTGTTTATAACCAATGTGCTTAAAGCGCTGCACCGGGTGTACCAATGTGCTTAAAACTTTGTCAATGTGCATCACCGGGTGTTTATCACCATAGAATATGCATATAATTCAGTAGCATAATTTTCCCACTTGGTTGCAAGCTAGAAACAGGCTACATACAGGATGATTTACTAGTTGTCCCTTCTTTGAGTTATCTGTGGCTGGAAGGGGAGATCTATCATCGATTTTCTAACGCACTTTAAAATTGAAACGCACTGGTGGCTGCATGCGTCAATGATGTAGAACCCAAAAACAAGGGCTGAATCAATGAAATTTAGATAACAAACTAACCTCAGGTGATGTATTGTCAATTTTTCATTGATACAAGTAGAGACCATCGTAAATTTGTCGCAATTCTCATAATAAAAGTGTGTATCCCTATCATTTAGAAAGGATGTTTCGTCCGTTCAAACCACTCCCATTGTGCGATGTCCCACTGTAATAAGTGAAAGAAAAACTGCTATCTCCCTGAAAAGCCAGGGGGAGCGCCGTGACCAAATCGGTAGTCCAACCGAGCCTTACCATTCTAAtaactctttttcttttttttagaaacacggtACCGTAGACGTTCACAACGTATACATATTGCGCACACACAATCCTTATGAGCACATCCGAAAGACTGAaccggcatatcttgagattaacAAAGTCACCACAGACActtcgctgtcgacgggtacgtcgcctaccaccaAAAGAATAAAGAGCCATAAATGCTAACACCCGTATCAAATCTAGGATTTAAACCCAGGTTGATTGGTTCTATCACAAAAAATTTAACTAATTAAGATACGCTCACTTCACACCATTCTAATAACTTGGAGAAATGGAAcgcccgaaaaaaaaaaagagccgcAGACCACAACCCACTAGACCACAATTTACCCCCCACTGTGGCCCAAGCAGCAGTCCTTACAAACAATAAGGCCCATGCGTACTGACAGCAGTGGGACAAGCGAACTCCAATTTCAGCATTCACTTGActtaataaaaatatcaattttAGTACATGCCAGAGAAGAATATGTAACCCATAGACTGCGGATTCAGCACCACCGCTACTAATGGTTATCTTACAAAACCGCATCATTGTAAGGCACACCTACAATACCATCAGCAAGCATATGGGAAGACAGATCCCCTTACATGCTCTGGAGATACAACTCATCCAAACTTGTCGAATTAGAATACTGGAACTAACGAAGAAAAGGCTAATAAATTTCCCTGCCCAAACATGTATGTACAGATGACCGATGGCTGCTCAACCTGCAAACACAAGGTGAATGCCATTGCAAAGATCAGCCATACAAGAAAACATCATATTCTTTGATTGATAAAGTACTACCACACAAGCATAAGGTGGTGGTATGCACTATTGTTATGGCTAACTGTGAACAGGAAAAAGAGGGTTGGGAAGAATGATTACCTGTGTGTTCACCACCTGTAGAATCTGAAAAGTTATTTTGCTCAGAAGGGAGGAACGGTGACTTGCCATAATTGTCTAATATTTCTGCAAGATAAGTAAATGTGGAGAGCAAACAAAAGTATGAGGAATGAAAAATGGTACTCAAATCAGAAagcaaaataaatcaatattgTCATTAGAATGTACCTGTGCTTTGACTGAAATCCTCTGGTAGGTCTGAAAAAAAATTTCGGGGAAGCTGACTCAAGAAGCCAAACGATGATGATTCAATATCCAAAATTGAATCATCCAGAGGTTGCCCATTCAACTCTGAACTGCTAAAGGATCCACCAGATGCATCACCTATTGACTGGCATGATTCCAGGAAAGCATTCCCGCAGAAACCAAAATTACCATTGCTCGAATAGCCTGATTCCGTCTTAATAGTCGTCCCATTTTCCACACCAAACAGCACAGAATTAGCATTCTGCACTGGAAGCAAATTGGAAGCATCCATGCTACTATGAAGGCCCTGAATGTCTTTACCAGCATAAATTAATTGATCGCTGGATTGTGTGCGATCTACTATGCCACTGGAATTTCCATTGCACATTACATCATCTGGCATTGCAGGCATCGGAGTAGACTCTGATAAAAAGCATGGATTTTGCTTCACTGAAACAAGGAAAACAGAAGGCCATATTAAAATGAAACAACCCCGTAAGAGGACAGTCTGTACTCAACTAAATGCCTAGCCCTgcaaacaaagaaaataaagaatggAAAGTAAAGGCAAGCAAATATCTTTCTCTTGAGCAACCGTGTTGTGCTCACCTAATAAACACAAACTTCCTGAGCTTACACTTGGAAAAGATCATTTTCAGAAACATTAAATTCTTCAGGCTCCCAAAGAACTAATTATTTGTTCACCATTATACACTCACTTAAACAATGGGGTATTGCATTACTACTCCAGTTATGCTCATATCAGTCATTGCTAGAAGCTTAAGTCTGAAAAAAATGCCTTACATAGGTTTGAGTTGGAACCATTGGGAAGAGGCATAGAAGAAGGCCCTGGATGATATTCTTTATTTATAATCCTTAACTGGTCCTCAAGAAGTTTGTTGAAGGCTGTTATTTGGTTCTTAAGCATCAACCTCAAATAGTATGCTTTGAAAAACTCACGATTATTCTCCTCGAGTTTCTGCCAAACTGGAAAgagcaaaaagaaaatcaaccAGATGTTAACAACAGCctacaaaaagaaaatcaaccagatgttaacaacaaaaatgatctaacaataataaaagggcGCAAATCAAGATAAACATAAACAGTTTCCTAGTTATGTTCCCTTTCTGTTTGACAGAGCCCTCCTGAAACATAAAGTAGGTTCGTAGAGGGGACGGAAAAAAGAATATTTAGGCAGCATATAACAGTGTTTATTGCAAAATTGATGACATGGTTTTTTACCTAAACCATATTTGTGTTGAGTGAACCAGCATATGTCACAATTCCACAATCATAATTGTAACAAGATAGCAACCCATCCAACTATGCATGACCTGCGCTGTTACTAGCCAGTTCTGAAACCTAAGACCAACTTGCAAGTAAGCTAAATGAAACTTTTGGCATACAAGGTAAGAGCACTACCATGCTGTGTAACACTAGGTTCTATTTTTGCCTCACGGGAAAGGGCATCAACAACTTCTTTCTTGTCCATGTATAGCTGAAGGCAGCAATGGATAAGATTCTGGACCTGGAACAAAAGTTAGCAACAAGAGTTATCCATCAGCTCAATTGAATATGTATTAATTGTTCAAGCATGCTACACATAAAATAAACTGTGTGTTATCCAAAGGTAGTTTCTAAGCATGATTCAGCATAAACGAATGCAAAGAATATCCATAACACGGACCTTGTGTGCTTGCATGCATTGCAGGCTGAACAAGTAATTAGAACCCTACTAGGTATCACAATCCGAGATTATCCCTACCCTACTAACTAATTGGCAGGTGATCACAAACCCTAGAATGGCACTGTCACTATAAGCACGCAAATCAAACTTGAGTGGCACTGTATCCTCTGCGAAGAGGCCAAGAACCAACGAATTCAGTAGCAAAACCCAACAAGAATCAACAAGCGTTCTACATGAACCAAACAAGGCACTGAACTACTACTGACGATCAGCTGTATGTCCTAACGACAGACCTTGTCGACGTCCGCTCCTGACATGTCGCCGGCGCTTTCTCCACTCCTCCTGCCCTAATCCCCTCCTGAACCTTTCCCCTGAAAAATCCGCAAGAAGCAGTGCTAGCATCAGCCAACAACAACACAAGATTCAGGCCCAGTTCACGGATCATACCTGCCCTGGTCTTCCCCGCGAGATAATTTCAGCTCTCCCTTGCAGCGAGGCGGAGAAGAGAGAAAACTCCGGCAGTGAGGAGATCACGAAGGGGAGGAGCGGGGAGAGGAGCGGAGTAGCCAGCCACCAGCTCGAGATGCAAGGGAGAAGAGTAGGGaaaaggaaggggaaggggaagtggAAGTGGTGGTGGGCTGAAGTGGGAgtggggaagaggagaggattCCTAATCCACGGCTCTGTCCGTTCTGGAATCTGGGGCACCAGAAACACTTCTGCACCAGTTCTATGGGAACCCTTTTTTTATACTGCCTGCAAGTGATGGAGAAGCTTTCTGCACAGAATTAATAAATTGCAGTCGATTCAGTCCAATTAGGCCATAAAAAGTGCCTTAACTGAAAGTGTGCTCAATGATTGGATGCAATTAGCAATAGGAGAAAAAGATATACAAATATACACATATGAACTTACTGACTGATGCATAAGAAATTGCAAGGGGGCACAAGAAAAGGGAAAGAAAGTGAGAAGTGGAGGCACTTTCCAGCTAGGTTGCTAACCGG
The Oryza sativa Japonica Group chromosome 6, ASM3414082v1 DNA segment above includes these coding regions:
- the LOC107275972 gene encoding wall-associated receptor kinase 2 encodes the protein MAMPLFLGLAVLTLLLATAAAALPPPGCPRTCGGVAVEYPFGIGPNCSLSDGFSLDCVRDTPQLRLGPVKQQQTVRVLGVDLLHGKIRTTNAIASQCLDARTGKLVNTSWEGLNAAALPYRFSDEDNRFFAVGCSGVVLLQGTAAGADDRVVIGCISTCFGNASIRTGSCSNIGCCETAIPKGLNSYLLAMERMPGGSPVNRCFYATLMEAASFSFEAADAAADGFYRKSSNGTVPVVLSFVVGSETCKEAQTSDTYACLSDHSVCVDGAPGYVCNCSQGYTGNPYLPNGCVGVSGGVVIAVIAILITYLMRQRRALADVKRKYFERHGGLLLYDELSTRPGNTFTIYMEEQLEQATNGFDDGNILGRGGHATVYMGIVPAGGDGLVVAIKRCKVMDETNKKEFGKEMLILSQVNHKNIVKLLGCCLEVDVPMLVYEFVPNGTLYHLIHGGGGGGGDGGVISFATRLRIAHESAESLAYLHSFASPPILHGDVKSSNILLDESFMAKVSDFGASILAPTDEAQMVTMVQGTCGYLDPEYMRTCQLTEKSDVYSFGVVLLELLTGKKPLCLDGPEEERSLSARFVAAMGERKVGEMLDEQVKREASGESLEEITRLALECLQMCGADRPAMKEVAERLGGLRKLHQHPWTQDAVELEEARCLLHGSPEYQLSARYTTGSR
- the LOC112936035 gene encoding uncharacterized protein isoform X1; the encoded protein is MSGADVDKVQNLIHCCLQLYMDKKEVVDALSREAKIEPSVTQHVWQKLEENNREFFKAYYLRLMLKNQITAFNKLLEDQLRIINKEYHPGPSSMPLPNGSNSNLLKQNPCFLSESTPMPAMPDDVMCNGNSSGIVDRTQSSDQLIYAGKDIQGLHSSMDASNLLPVQNANSVLFGVENGTTIKTESGYSSNGNFGFCGNAFLESCQSIGDASGGSFSSSELNGQPLDDSILDIESSSFGFLSQLPRNFFSDLPEDFSQSTEILDNYGKSPFLPSEQNNFSDSTGGEHTG
- the LOC112936035 gene encoding uncharacterized protein isoform X2; this encodes MAVVNIWLIFFLLFPVWQKLEENNREFFKAYYLRLMLKNQITAFNKLLEDQLRIINKEYHPGPSSMPLPNGSNSNLLKQNPCFLSESTPMPAMPDDVMCNGNSSGIVDRTQSSDQLIYAGKDIQGLHSSMDASNLLPVQNANSVLFGVENGTTIKTESGYSSNGNFGFCGNAFLESCQSIGDASGGSFSSSELNGQPLDDSILDIESSSFGFLSQLPRNFFSDLPEDFSQSTEILDNYGKSPFLPSEQNNFSDSTGGEHTG